The following proteins are co-located in the Candida dubliniensis CD36 chromosome 3, complete sequence genome:
- a CDS encoding possible retrotransposon-related protein (transposable element), which yields MEPNEDTDRELEELENMVNYVKSIGASQWPAMLNRLDGASKAFIRECVSDMVTDKYTGDHTNVVDERDSDGGYFEQQEAIKVHLKKTIPNTIREQGANSDMEKALLYAAENDLFRVRFMPDGTYRIIYSQIGEEFSDKFPELDSQMAIESHLEKYPEVQVGKNKYKVVVKNNHHDNIGIYCFLHPAEEWKVEKLIHAFFDNKRDEWMPALKSAANITTTEENIEFSILKSEVNNADEFTKQPLKAGKYATSYFMIGWSGNKVPKKSRYFWKHHKLDLVSTAKYCTNSPTLFHTRWSCKHGNHCFRCNQNGHATGNHFNNPAKQDFEIHKRWEFVCWLIPIVVG from the coding sequence atggAGCCCAATGAAGATACCGACCGTGAGTTGGAGGAGTTGGAAAATATGGTTAACTATGTTAAGAGCATTGGAGCAAGCCAATGGCCTGCGATGCTCAACAGATTAGATGGCGCCAGTAAGGCGTTTATTAGAGAATGTGTCTCCGACATGGTGACAGACAAGTATACTGGTGACCACACCAATGTGGTCGATGAAAGAGACTCGGATGGAGGTTACTTTGAACAACAAGAGGCCATCAAGGTCCACTTGAAAAAAACCATCCCAAATACTATTAGAGAACAAGGAGCCAACTCCGACATGGAGAAGGCATTACTTTACGCAGCAGAAAATGACTTATTCAGAGTAAGATTTATGCCAGATGGTACATACAGAATTATCTACTCACAAATTGGAGAAGAATTTTCAGATAAGTTTCCAGAGTTAGATTCACAAATGGCAATTGAAAGCCATTTAGAAAAATACCCAGAAGTCCAAGTGGgtaaaaacaaatacaagGTGGTTGTTAAAAACAACCATCACGACAACATCGGCATCTACTGTTTTCTCCACCCAGCCGAGGAGTggaaagttgaaaaattaatacATGCCTTTTTTGATAACAAGAGGGACGAATGGATGCCAGCACTCAAGCTGGCAGCAAATATTACCACTACAGAAGAGAATATCGAATTTAGCATTTTGAAAAGTGAAGTGAACAATGCAGATGAATTTACAAAACAACCTCTTAAGGCTGGCAAGTATGCTACGTCTTATTTTATGATTGGATGGTCCGGAAACAAGGTTCCAAAAAAGAGCAGATACTTTTGGAAACATCACAAATTAGATTTGGTATCCACTGCCAAATATTGCACCAATTCCCCTACTTTATTCCATACAAGATGGTCTTGTAAACACGGCAACCATTGCTTCCGTTGCAATCAAAACGGACATGCTACAGGGAATCATTTCAACAATCCAGCAAAgcaagattttgaaatccaTAAAAGGTGGGAATTCGTTTGTTGGTTGATTCCAATCGTTGTTGGTTAA
- a CDS encoding transposable element protein, putative (transposable element), whose protein sequence is MSQTNKSGPKSPSPSSSDTSTSATTDTSANATNLAFQASVEASVNKQLQAFQEQMMEMFNQFASRYEQQTAQGINQTREQEARDFQKFNSAAMKLESHVQDVEQETPELEKEVGAFEEAYNKRVRFEDERFQHASDIMAQAQDKELDLQEQITALRDQMAELSTNQSATSANVPKPVFVTTDDIAIQIKRIFPQADLTNNDWNQPTNEFPPFMDFKILLCWIVEMIPCSMSVLIATEAMVAVFTRPSCME, encoded by the coding sequence atgagtcaaacaaataaatctGGACCAAAGAGTCCATCCCCATCTTCATCTGATACGTCCACTTCAGCTACTACCGATACCTCCGCTAATGCTACTAATTTGGCCTTTCAAGCAAGTGTGGAAGCGAGTGTCAACAAACAGTTACAGGCCTTCCAAGAACAGATGATGGAAAtgttcaatcaatttgCTAGTCGATATGAACAGCAAACAGCACAGGGTATCAATCAAACCCGTGAACAGGAAGCGCGTGActttcaaaaattcaattctgcTGCTATGAAGTTGGAGTCTCATGTCCAGGACGTTGAACAAGAAACTCCCGAATTGGAAAAGGAAGTCGGAGCCTTTGAAGAAGCTTATAACAAGCGTGTCCGTTTTGAAGACGAACGTTTTCAACACGCTTCGGATATTATGGCCCAAGCTCAGGACAAGGAATTGGATCTCCAAGAGCAGATTACTGCTTTAAGGGACCAAATGGCAGAGTTAAGTACTAATCAACTGGCTACTCTGGCCAATGTTCCTAAACCAGTCTTCGTTACTACTGATGACATTGCAATTCAGATTAAACGTATTTTTCCCCAAGCCGATTTAACCAACAACGATTGGAATCAACCAACAAACGAATTCCCACCTTTTAtggatttcaaaatcttgcTTTGCTGGATTGTTGAAATGATTCCCTGTAGCATGTCCGTTTTGATTGCAACGGAAGCAATGGTTGCCGTGTTTACAAGACCATCTTGTATGGAATAA